In the genome of Streptomyces sp. Tu 3180, the window CTACCTGGCGGCGGACGGCTTCACCGCGCTCAACACCGTCTCGACGATCGGCGCGTTCCTGCTCGGCATCTCCACGCTGCCGTTCCTCTACAACGTCTGGAGGACCGCCCGCTACGGCGAGAAGGTCGAGGTCGACGACCCCTGGGGCTTCGGCCGCTCCCTGGAGTGGGCGACCTCGTGCCCGCCGCCCCGGCACAACTTCACGACGCTGCCCCGGGTCCGCTCGGAGTCGCCGGCGTTCGACATGAACCATCCGGAGTACGCGGCCGTGACGCCCCAGCCCGAGCCCAGGAACGAGCAGGCCGGTCGCGAGCCGTCCTGACCGCGCCGACCGGTCCGGCCGCTCCCGGCACCCCGGACCCGGGAACCGGCACCACCGGGCGCACCACCGCGGCGTCGGCCGCGGTCCGCGGCCGGTCAGGGTTCGTAGGCCAGCCGCGGCACGTCGAAGCAGTTCCGGTTCATGTCGCCCTGGGTGACCCAGCCCTCGCCGTCCCGCCAGCGGGCCACCGACAGGCAGGCCCTGCCGGTGGCCGGGGGCTCGGGGGACGCCCGGAACCCGACGGGGAGCAGCAGGCCGCCCGCCGTGTAGCCGTCGGCGCGGCCGACGTGGCCGTCGACGCACGCGCGCGTGATGCCCGTCGGGGAGCAGGCCGTGGCCGCGTCGGCGAACCAGCGTGCGGCGGCCCACCCCTCCAGCTGCCACTGGGAGTGCGTCCTCAGGTCCCCGGTGGCGTCCCGGAACTCCCGTACGGCCTCGTGGCCGGTGTCCTCGAAGTTGCGGCTGGAGCCGGTGGCCCACAGGGCGTTGCGGCAGCGCGGGGCGTCCTCGTAGTCCTCGGCGACGGTGGACGTCCAGTTCTGCACGTTGGTGACCTTGGCGGTGACCCGGGCGCCGACGTCGTCCATGGCCTCGCACAGACGGGCGTTGCCGTGGCCGTCGACGGCGTCGAAGACGAGGTCGGCGCCCTGCTCCTTCAGGTCGGCGGCCACCGCGCGGAAGTTGGGCAGCGCGAAGTCGACCCGTTCGGTGACGACCCGGTAGCCCTCGGCCCTCAGGCCCCGCTCGACGAGGCGGGCGTAGGCGGCGGACGCGGACTGGTTGTAGGAGACGACGGCGGCCGTGCGGGCGCCGTGCTCGCGCTTGAAGTAGCGGTAGACCTCGGTGCCGCCGTACAGCTTGCCGTCCCAGCCGGGCGTGCCGTCGCGGGGGGCCTCGCTGCCGTAGATGCCGTACAGGTGCGGGTAGGTGTCGTAGGCGGCGCCGATGGGCTGGCCGCCGACGTCGGGCACGCCCGCGCGGGAGACGCGGGAGGCGCCCGCGTAGTCCAGGGCGGTGGTGGCCACGAGGGCGACGACCTCCTCCTCGTCGATCAGCCGGTGCACGCACTCGTTGTTGCCGGCGCCGCTGCCGCCGTCGTCGCACAGGCGCACCTCGACCCGCCGGCCGTCGATGCCCCCGCGCGCGTTGAGCCGGTCGAAGTAGGCCCTGGCGCCGTCGCGCGGCCCGGTGAAGACGCCGCCGCCGACCGGGCTGGTGGCGCTGGCGATGACGCCCACCCGGATCGGCTCCCCGGTGCCCCGGGCGGGCGCGGACGCGCGGTCGTCGCGCTCGAAGGCGCTCTCGGGCAGGCGGCTGCCGCAGGCGGCGGTCAGGACGAGCAGCGCGGCCGCGGCCAGGGCCTCAGCAACCCGGGAGGGCCGGGGGCGAGCCATCGCCGCTCAGTTCCACCAGCGCGCACAGGGACTTGGCGGACACCTTCCAGGTGCCGTCCTGTTCGACGGCCGTGCCGGAGGCGTCCGGCAGGACGGTGGCTCCCCGGAGGGACAGGGCGAACGTCACGTCCGCCTCGGTCGGTGAGACGAACGTGATCCCGGTGACCTCCGCCCGGACCTGTCCGACGCGCTCGTCACCGCTGAACGCCTCGAGCACGGGGCCCAGCAGGTCGCCGTTCTGCAGGAGGTTCTTCTTCTCCTCCAGGGACGTCCCGGGATCGAAGAACTTCTCCCAGTTCTGCCTGATCTCCTGCTCGGCCGCCGCCCGGTCCGCGGGCGCGTCGGCCGGTGCGCTCGTCGTCCGGTTCCCCGTCGGCGAGGGGGGCGGGCCGTCGCCACCGCCGCCGTCACCGCACGCCGCGAGGGCCGGGGAGAGGAACAGCAGCAGGGCGGCCGCGACCGCCGTGCCCCGTCCCGCCGCCCGTGGGCCCCGCGCCCTCGCGTTCCCCCGCCTGAGGTCGCTGCCGAGAACCATCTGGCTCACCACCGGGTGTCGGTCCGGGCCGTCGGCGCCCGGTGCTTTCAGGGTCGGTTGCCAGGAGGCATAGTGCAAGCCACGGGCCGCGTCGCACGCCGGCGCACGGGCGCGGGCGACGGCACGGACACCCGACGGCACGGACACCCGATGTGGGGAGCCATGATGCGCACAGCCCGACTGCGGACCGCCCACCCCGTCCTGTGGGCCGGCTGGGCCGCGCTCGCCGCGGGAGCCGTGCTGTGCGTCGTCGGCTGGTATGGCGTCTCGGGCGAGCGGTACGCCGAACGGCAGCTGCCCTACCTGGCCTCCTGCACGGTCCCCGGCGCCGCGCTGATCGTCGCCGGGGCGGTGCTGCTCGCCCACGGCCGGGGCGCGGTCGCGGCCACGCGCGTGGAGGAGCTGTACGGCCTGCTGGTGGCGGCGGAGCCGGCCGGCCCGGACGGGCCCGGGCCGGCGGCCGGCGCGCCGGTCGCGGTCAGCGGGGAGATGCTGAGGGTGCCGGGCGGGACGCTGTGGCACCGCGCGGACTGCCCGCTGGTCGAGGGGAAGGCGGAGGCGGTTCCGGTGGACGCGAAGCTGGTGACGGACGGCGGGCTGAGGCCCTGCCCGCTCTGCGAACCCGCCGGACCCGCCGACGGCTGAGGCCCCGCCGATGTCCTCCCTGACGTACGACCTCGCGCTGGCCGGGCTGTCGGTGGGCGCCGCCGCGGCGCTCTCCGGGATCGGCCTGATCGTGACGTACCGGGCCACCGGGGTGCTCAACTTCGCGCACGGGGCGATCGCGATGGTGTGCGCGTACGTGCTGCGGAACTGCGTGGTCGAGTGGGGCTGGCCGCTGTGGTGGGCGGCCGCGCTGACGCTGCTGGTGGTGGCCCCGGGGCTGGGGGTGGTGCTGGAGCGGTTCGTCTTCCGGCCGCTGTCGGTGCTCGGCGGCGACCCGGCGCAGACGCTGGTGGCGTCCATCGGGGTGTTCGTGCTGCTGGTGGGCGGCGCGGCGCTGCTGTGGGGGCCGGGGGCACGGGACGACGCGCCGGTGCTGGTGCCGGCGGATCCCTGGGGGCAGCTGGCGGTGGTGGCCG includes:
- a CDS encoding ABC transporter substrate-binding protein, which encodes MARPRPSRVAEALAAAALLVLTAACGSRLPESAFERDDRASAPARGTGEPIRVGVIASATSPVGGGVFTGPRDGARAYFDRLNARGGIDGRRVEVRLCDDGGSGAGNNECVHRLIDEEEVVALVATTALDYAGASRVSRAGVPDVGGQPIGAAYDTYPHLYGIYGSEAPRDGTPGWDGKLYGGTEVYRYFKREHGARTAAVVSYNQSASAAYARLVERGLRAEGYRVVTERVDFALPNFRAVAADLKEQGADLVFDAVDGHGNARLCEAMDDVGARVTAKVTNVQNWTSTVAEDYEDAPRCRNALWATGSSRNFEDTGHEAVREFRDATGDLRTHSQWQLEGWAAARWFADAATACSPTGITRACVDGHVGRADGYTAGGLLLPVGFRASPEPPATGRACLSVARWRDGEGWVTQGDMNRNCFDVPRLAYEP